Below is a genomic region from Zea mays cultivar B73 chromosome 9, Zm-B73-REFERENCE-NAM-5.0, whole genome shotgun sequence.
TAAAACCATTATAAAAACATCTCGATAAAATTTATCTAAGCAATCAAAAAGTCAAGTAACCATTACCTTCGTAAGTACAGGAGAATGAACCTCCGGCTCAATAGTTGTGGCAGTCTGGGTAACAACTTCTCCAGTAGAAGTCATAAGTGCAGGCAATATTGCTACCCTCAGAATAAGACTTTGGCCGCTTTTCCAAAACTTTTACTCTCTTTTGCTTCAGCGTAGCCAAAGGTGACTTCAAAGCACTCTCCCTCTTTTTCCCCTTACCTTGAGCCAGGAAATAGTAATCAGGATATACAAAACGAATAACATCGAAAACTCGGTTCAATCTTCTTTTCCCTCGAGCACCAAAATCAATGGTCAAAGCTTCGTCTTCCTTCTTTGTATAATTTCCcaaaatttcattacacattgatTTGATGGCCTCTAGCCATTTGACATCTGGCTCACCAAAAACTGACTTCGGTAGCCACATATGTATACTTTAAATTCACTAAACCACCCTTCTCCGCCCCTTGCTTGAACGACCTACCCTTTCGAACCTATGACATTTCCCACTCATTCACTAGGGGTCATACCCTGAAGGTTATGTGTTCCTGGACCAGATCTCTACACTCATATCTCAACGTGCCTACTGCCCGCGTAGAaggatctcttgctagccttgtgGAGCTCGTGGATGCACAcggtcatggatggaggcagctgcagcctgcaggtagggatggcaacggggaattccccgCCGGAGAATAgctccccatccccgtccccgcgaCGAAATTTTTTCCCCAcggggatccccacgaacgcttgcgGAGAGCATTTCTTCCCCATCTCCGTTCCCCGCAGGGATAAATCCCCAACGGGGATCCCCATCACCGTTTAAATTATAATTAAGACATACATTCTTTGTTATTAATGTTAAACATtatcacttatacacattgtgaGATGTAAGAAATCATTATGCATACATCAAAATGAACACATTTGTACAATTAGTGGTCTCTTGACAAGGTAATTATTTCTTTTTGTCGTTAACTAGTACAAAAAACAGTCATATGCAAGTTTAACGGTCCCCGCGGAGAACAGGGACGAGGAATGCTTCCCCGTACTCATCCCCGTTTACCTGTCGAGGGATAAATTTTCTCTGTTTATATTTCCGCGGTGGAAGTTTCTTCCTTATCCCCATTCTCTAATGGAGAAATTCCCCGCGGGAATCCGAAATCGAGTCCCCGTTGCCATTCCCGTAGGTGATGATGGCGTAGAACCCCAGGACGACCTGCTGCTTGCATTTTGAGGCtttctccagcaacgtcccctaaaaTTCATCCCCTAAAAGAATATTCTGTGTCCTTTAcagcacactctaaaagatttTGTCCTCTATATTTCCGTCATCTCCAGCAATGTTCCCTAAATTCAGTCCTCTATATCTACAGTGTGCCAGATTTAAAAATCCtttctagcaaaaatgaattaggAACTAATTAAAAAATTACATTTTGTATCCTACATTACTACTCGTGTTTCTATAAGGAAAAGGTTATCcgacatttttttaaaaaatacatTACATCGTTCATGTCTATAGACTATAGTGCTCAACATTTCCTTGAGTACCAGTCAAGCGTCCGCGATTTCtacgccgaggtagttgaggaacACGAACACTAGGAGCTCGGCGTCGCCATTGGCGACAAGCATCATGAGGTCCACCTTGCCAACGTCGTCCCCAGCCGCCGACCTCCCATCATCCCTCGTCTACTCCCTCTCGACCACGCCGCATGCGTTGTACTACCCATGGCTCGGACGCGTAGCTTGGCGATGGTTAACATCTTCTGCTCCATGGGCAGGGGCAGGGACGGGGAAGGCGGCGAGGCCGTCGAGCTCAGCATCATCGAACGACTTCGACGACGACAACGAGCAAGCGCGGGAGAGAATGGAAGGAGTTGGCGTGCGTGATTGAACAGTGCATAGCGAGTGTCGTATGTCCGCCAGAaatagagggagagagagagtcgCTATAATATAGAGGATGATTTAGCGTTTGTTGCTGGACGCTTACATGACATATATGTACGCTATATTTAGGGTAGAGGATATTTTACCGGCTCTGTTGGAGACAGCctgaggccttgttcgtttgtatcggattggtgggtcggaacgatttctaaccggattgtttctctaatttatataaattttgattaactggaacgattccgggtgcaatccgacaaaAACGAACAAGACCTGATTGGGCCGTATTTTACTTGTTGGGCTGGATCTAGACCGTGAGAACCAGGTCGTCAAGAGATGAAGACGTATGGAACACACTGGCCATTGGATTTTCAGCGGATGGCACTGATCGTGTGACTGCAGAGACGAGTCGATGAGTGCGACTGCAGACAATCTTGTTTCCTTCTCTCCCCTCCCCAAACCCCAGCGCGGCCTCCGCCACCGCGTTCCGGGACGAGTCACCGCTCCGTCGGCACGGCAGCTTGCTCCAGCCCACGCCACGCGCTACGTCGTCGCGGTCGATCCTCCCGTGAGGCAGCCGTGTCGCTAGGCACCGCCTATTTCTCGAACAAAGTCGCTCGCTACCATGGCGGCAGCATCCGCCGCCGAAGCTAACAGCGTGAGCAATGACGAATTCCTCGTACGGTACGCAAAGCTTCTAGATGCCTCTCGCCAGCTTTAGCGCCCAAAGCAAAATTTGACCTGGGCGTTTGTTGTTTGCAGCGACGACGTGCCGGGGCTGCTCGCCGCTCTCAAGGAGATGAAGGACGGACTGGACCTCGTCAGGGGCAAGGTCGAGGCCATCACCCGGAAGGTAATCCAGTCATGGTTCCCCCCTCCAAGCTTCCTTCGCCTCTCCCAGTTTCTTAAACCTCCAATTGGGTACGATGGTGGGATGAACCCTGGTTCGCTCTCCTCGCGTGTCGATAGGTCAAGGCGAACCAGTTGCCGGCGGGCAACGGGATCGGGTACCTAGAAGCGAAGAACCACATGCTTCTTGGCTACTGCCAGGACATCGTCTACTACCTGCTCCGCAAGACCAAGGGGCTCTCGGTGGATGGCCACCCCGTTGTACGGAGCCTTGTCGAGATTAGGCTGTTTCTGGAGAAGGTTTGCTTGTGCTTCTGATGCCGATTCTTCATTTCCCTACCCCGTTTGCTAGAGCTACTGCTGCTGCGGCGGCTGTTTGGTAGATTCGTCCGAATGACAAGGTCACCGCGCTTTCTGTTGAATTTGGCGTGGTAGATTCGTCCGATTGACAAGAAGGCAGAGTACCAAATCCAGAAGCTCACCAATGCCGCTGACAATGCAACTGCTCGAGAGAAGGCAGGAAATGCAGAGGTGAAGGGGAAGGACGGGCATTCGGATGAGGAAGACCTCCTGATGTATAGGCCAAACCCAGAGATGATGGACACAAAGCCTGGTCCTGATGGGCAGGTGATGCTTTTCACTTTCTTAATGATTCTAT
It encodes:
- the LOC100216589 gene encoding uncharacterized protein LOC100216589, producing the protein MAAASAAEANSVSNDEFLVRDDVPGLLAALKEMKDGLDLVRGKVEAITRKVKANQLPAGNGIGYLEAKNHMLLGYCQDIVYYLLRKTKGLSVDGHPVVRSLVEIRLFLEKIRPIDKKAEYQIQKLTNAADNATAREKAGNAEVKGKDGHSDEEDLLMYRPNPEMMDTKPGPDGQDTDGVYRPPKFMPTSMDDEEKRHKKDSRRDKAIARVATENPYIKEIIDDAADRPEEWKETVGDESREFGRYMRQREEQEKQEEELFTRAPVTKRDKQMEKRIRRQLHGLGGLTDGFDLGMNMLLGGDKEDDGGSSKPHGKSGNRKKHLKSSKKRKRH